One window of the Allosaccharopolyspora coralli genome contains the following:
- a CDS encoding ATP-grasp domain-containing protein: protein MPQAEPVAKNPDKGYVALLGWSLNAVEALDRFDRRYVVVAPDWAEEYCAEHDIPYVPWSFERLNDRSMEIAETLKQEGVDVAIPLYEETVEWAGAINAVLLDNPRLFGQATLLRDKALMKRRAQLGGIRVGIFEEAHDRDDVIRFLKRVNQTLLKLDGDPNDPIHIKAFDKAGCLGHRVIRTPDEIDTIPDEEFPLLMESHLDGWEFAVEAWIHNGKIKFLNISEYVTLGYSVFVPATPELERYRAQITEQIEKLIKTFDIEFGFVHPEYFVTNDGEMYFGEVAYRPPGFKVFELLERAYGFNAYQGLVLAFDPKTTEEEIDAFFPSEVVDAHGVAGCFGVYPRRRVVSDLAIPEKTEDDDYYESHDLSAPLEETVTKRTAFGTHWGLVYFFGDDPYRMRDLLKNQEELDFYV from the coding sequence ATGCCCCAGGCCGAACCGGTTGCCAAGAACCCGGACAAGGGATACGTAGCGCTTCTCGGCTGGAGTCTCAACGCGGTGGAGGCTCTCGACCGTTTCGATCGTCGCTACGTCGTCGTGGCGCCGGACTGGGCGGAGGAGTACTGCGCCGAACACGACATCCCGTACGTGCCCTGGAGTTTCGAGCGGCTCAACGACCGTTCGATGGAGATCGCCGAGACCCTCAAGCAGGAGGGCGTCGACGTCGCGATCCCGCTGTACGAGGAGACCGTGGAGTGGGCCGGGGCGATCAACGCCGTCCTGCTGGACAACCCGCGTCTGTTCGGCCAGGCCACGCTGCTGCGGGACAAGGCGCTGATGAAGCGCCGCGCGCAGCTCGGCGGCATCCGGGTCGGGATCTTCGAGGAGGCCCACGATCGCGACGACGTGATCCGCTTCCTCAAGCGGGTCAACCAGACGCTGCTCAAGCTCGACGGCGACCCGAACGACCCCATCCACATCAAGGCCTTCGACAAAGCCGGTTGCCTCGGACACCGGGTCATCCGCACCCCTGACGAGATCGACACGATCCCGGACGAAGAGTTCCCACTGCTCATGGAATCGCATCTCGACGGCTGGGAGTTCGCCGTCGAGGCGTGGATCCACAACGGGAAGATCAAGTTCCTGAACATCTCCGAGTACGTCACGCTCGGCTACTCGGTGTTCGTTCCGGCGACGCCGGAGCTGGAGCGCTACCGTGCGCAGATCACGGAACAGATCGAGAAGCTCATCAAGACCTTCGACATCGAGTTCGGGTTCGTGCACCCGGAGTACTTCGTCACCAACGACGGCGAGATGTACTTCGGCGAGGTCGCCTACCGGCCGCCGGGGTTCAAGGTCTTCGAGCTGCTCGAGCGGGCCTACGGCTTCAATGCCTACCAGGGCTTGGTGCTGGCCTTCGACCCGAAGACGACGGAGGAGGAGATCGACGCCTTCTTCCCGAGCGAGGTCGTCGACGCCCACGGCGTCGCCGGGTGCTTCGGTGTCTATCCCCGCCGCCGGGTCGTCAGCGACCTGGCGATCCCGGAGAAGACCGAGGACGACGACTACTATGAGTCGCACGACCTGTCGGCGCCGCTGGAGGAGACGGTCACGAAGCGGACCGCGTTCGGCACGCACTGGGGCCTCGTGTACTTCTTCGGCGACGACCCGTACCGCATGCGCGATCTGTTGAAGAATCAGGAAGAGCTCGACTTCTACGTCTGA
- the paaE gene encoding 1,2-phenylacetyl-CoA epoxidase subunit PaaE codes for MTSAETTSSRSRSRAFHSLRVQDVERLCDDAVAVTFDVPDSVREDFAFRPGQSLTLRRHVDGREERRSYSICAAYGSAPRVGVRLVPGGLFSSWLVNEVKPGDEVDVMPPNGSFSPDLDVHERHVLLAAGSGITPVLSIAASVLRETNADVTVVYGNRSSATVMFADELADLKDVHRDRLELVHVLSREPRESELFTGRLDGDKIRALLSTVIDPAGVDQWWLCGPHGMVTDAQEVLADHGVADSRVHQELFYVDVPPEPVRHEEAGVEGPSSEVTLVLDGRTSALTLPQDAPVLDSAQKVRPDLPFACKGGVCGTCRAKVTDGEVRMRRNFALERSEVDDGFVLTCQSLPVTDAVTVDYDA; via the coding sequence GTGACCAGCGCCGAGACCACCTCCTCCCGCTCGCGGAGCCGCGCGTTCCACTCGCTGCGGGTTCAGGACGTCGAGCGGCTGTGCGACGACGCCGTCGCGGTCACCTTCGACGTTCCCGACTCAGTGCGCGAGGACTTCGCATTCCGGCCCGGCCAGTCGCTGACCTTGCGACGCCACGTCGACGGCCGCGAAGAACGCCGCTCGTACTCCATCTGCGCGGCGTACGGCTCGGCGCCGCGCGTCGGCGTGCGCCTCGTGCCCGGCGGACTGTTCTCCTCCTGGCTGGTCAACGAGGTGAAGCCGGGCGACGAGGTCGACGTGATGCCGCCGAACGGCTCATTCAGTCCGGACCTGGACGTCCACGAGCGTCACGTCCTGCTCGCGGCGGGCTCGGGAATCACGCCGGTGCTCTCGATCGCGGCCTCGGTGCTGCGCGAGACCAACGCCGACGTGACCGTCGTCTACGGCAACCGCAGCAGCGCGACCGTCATGTTCGCCGACGAGCTGGCAGACCTGAAGGACGTGCACCGCGACCGGCTCGAGCTGGTCCACGTACTCTCCAGGGAACCGCGCGAATCGGAGCTGTTCACCGGCAGGCTCGACGGCGACAAGATCCGGGCCTTGTTGTCCACGGTCATCGACCCCGCGGGCGTCGACCAGTGGTGGCTCTGCGGCCCCCACGGCATGGTGACCGACGCTCAGGAGGTGCTCGCCGATCACGGGGTCGCGGACTCCCGGGTGCACCAGGAGCTGTTCTACGTGGACGTGCCGCCGGAGCCGGTGCGGCATGAGGAGGCGGGCGTCGAGGGGCCGAGCAGCGAGGTCACCCTCGTCCTCGACGGGCGCACGAGCGCGCTGACGCTGCCTCAGGACGCTCCGGTGCTCGACTCGGCCCAGAAGGTGCGGCCGGACCTGCCGTTCGCCTGCAAGGGCGGCGTGTGCGGCACCTGCCGGGCGAAGGTCACCGACGGCGAGGTGCGGATGCGCCGGAACTTCGCCCTGGAGCGGTCCGAGGTCGACGACGGGTTCGTCCTCACCTGCCAGTCGTTACCGGTCACCGACGCCGTCACCGTCGACTACGACGCCTGA
- the paaD gene encoding 1,2-phenylacetyl-CoA epoxidase subunit PaaD: MGRPSTREPARQVAARVTDPELPMVTLEELGVLRSVSTTDDGGVIVDITPTYSGCPAMATMRDDLAHALDRAGYTEVEVRTVLDPPWTTDWISESGRRTLAEYGVAPPGQAPPKAAGPVPLNLGPTRRHAACPQCGSPETEELSEFSSTACKALRRCRSCSEPFEHFKEI, translated from the coding sequence ATGGGCCGACCTTCGACACGGGAACCGGCACGGCAGGTGGCCGCGCGGGTCACCGACCCCGAACTTCCCATGGTCACCCTCGAAGAACTCGGTGTCCTGCGGTCGGTGTCGACCACGGACGACGGGGGAGTGATCGTCGACATCACCCCGACGTACTCGGGATGCCCGGCCATGGCGACGATGCGCGACGACCTCGCGCACGCGCTCGACCGCGCCGGCTACACCGAGGTCGAGGTGCGCACCGTGCTCGACCCACCGTGGACGACGGATTGGATCAGCGAGAGCGGTCGCCGCACACTCGCCGAGTACGGCGTCGCTCCGCCCGGTCAGGCCCCGCCGAAGGCTGCCGGACCGGTTCCGCTGAACCTCGGCCCCACCCGCAGGCACGCGGCGTGCCCGCAGTGCGGCTCGCCGGAGACCGAAGAACTGTCCGAGTTCAGCTCGACGGCGTGCAAAGCGTTGCGCCGCTGCCGCAGTTGCTCCGAACCGTTCGAACACTTCAAGGAGATCTGA